The Natrinema amylolyticum genome includes the window CACGGTCGACTATGCAATCGCTGGCCGGTGAGTCAGTCGTCGTGATCGGAAGCGGGATCGGCGGGCTCTCGACGGCCTGTTACCTCGCCGACGCAGGTGCGGACGTGCGCGTCATCGAGAAGAACGAACAGCTCGGCGGGCGAGCGAGCCGGCTCGAGAAGGACGGCTTCAAATTCGACATGGGACCGTCGTGGTACCTGATGCCCGACGTCTTCGAGCGGTTTTTCGCCGATTTCGGCCGGACGCCGAGCGAGTACTACGACCTCGAGCATCTCGATCCCCATTATCGGATCTTCTTCAAAGACGGCGATCGGGTGGACGTCACGCCCGACTTAGAGCGGACGAAAGACGTCTTCGAGGAGTACGAGTCGGGCGCGGGCGAGGCCCTGGAGCGCTACCTCGAGAAGTCGAGGGAGAACTACGAGGTCGGCATGGAGCACTTCGTCTACGAGGACCGGGAGCGCCTGCGGGACTACCTGGATCTCGACGTGGCGCGACAGGCGCGAGGCCTCTCGCTTCTGGGGTCGATGCAGGGCCACGTCGAGAGCTACTTCGACCATCCGAAGCTCCAGCAGATCATGCAGTACACGCTGGTCTTTCTCGGTGGCTCTCCGACCAACACGCCGGCGCTCTACAACCTGATGAGTCACGTCGATTTCAACCTCGGCGTCTGGTATCCCGACGGCGGGATCGGCGCGGTCATCGACGGCATCGCCGAACTGGGCGCGGAACTCGGCGTCGAGTACGATCTCGAGCGGCCAGCGACGGAGATCAAGGGCCGCACGGGCGGGTTCGAGGTCGAAACGCCGAGCGGACCCGTTCAGTCGGATCTGGTCGTGAGTAACGCGGATTACGCTCACACCGAGCAGGAACTGCTCACCCCCGAACGGCGCGGCCACGACGCGGACTACTGGGAGAAGCGGACCTACGCGCCCTCCGCGTTCCTGCTCTATCTCGGCGTCGAGGGCGATGTCGACGAACTCGCTCACCACACGCTCGTGCTCCCGACGGACTGGCAGGATCACTTCGACCAGATCTTCGAGGATCCCCAGTGGCCCGACGATCCGGCGTACTATCTCTGCGTTCCCTCGGAGACCGACGACGACGTCGCCCCCGAGGGCCACAGCGCCCTGTTCGTCCTCGTCCCGATCGCGCCCGGCCTCGAGGACACCCCCGAAATCCGCGACGGGTACCGGGACCTGATCCTCGCCGACATCGCCGAGAACGCGGGCACGGACCTCCGGGACCGGATCGTCCT containing:
- a CDS encoding phytoene desaturase family protein, which gives rise to MQSLAGESVVVIGSGIGGLSTACYLADAGADVRVIEKNEQLGGRASRLEKDGFKFDMGPSWYLMPDVFERFFADFGRTPSEYYDLEHLDPHYRIFFKDGDRVDVTPDLERTKDVFEEYESGAGEALERYLEKSRENYEVGMEHFVYEDRERLRDYLDLDVARQARGLSLLGSMQGHVESYFDHPKLQQIMQYTLVFLGGSPTNTPALYNLMSHVDFNLGVWYPDGGIGAVIDGIAELGAELGVEYDLERPATEIKGRTGGFEVETPSGPVQSDLVVSNADYAHTEQELLTPERRGHDADYWEKRTYAPSAFLLYLGVEGDVDELAHHTLVLPTDWQDHFDQIFEDPQWPDDPAYYLCVPSETDDDVAPEGHSALFVLVPIAPGLEDTPEIRDGYRDLILADIAENAGTDLRDRIVLEERFSVADFASRYNSYGGTALGLAHTLRQTSLFRPPHRSKEVDGLYFVGGDTTPGIGVPMCLISGDLTAEKVLEDHGLEG